The nucleotide sequence AGTCTGAGAACTCTTACCTGACACAGAGGGCTCACTTCTTCACAGAGATCGAGGGGCTGGACGACTATATGGAGGTGAGGGAAGGCATGCAGCTCAAAAATGTGGACTTCAAAGAGCTTATGATGGCCTACGGGGACCCAGATCACCTCCCATGGTATGTGTCCCACTATGCTTTCTGGGTGGCAGCCATCCTGATGATCTCGTGGCCTCTCAGGGTACTCATAGAGTATCGGACTGCATACGTCCATTACCACGTGGAGAAGCTTCTGGGCCTGGAATACACAGCACCCACCACAACGGAGGAGCCCGTCTACCGTTACCGCATGCCCCGGGATGCTACGCaggacagcactgagctggagTGGCACATCTGCACCAACCGGCAGCTGATCCCCAGCTACTCGGAGGCGATGCTAATGGACCTGGCTGACTCCCCAGCGTACAACAGCTACACGGTGTGTCGGTACAGTGAGGTGGCCCACGGCTGTGAGCGCTGCAACCGCGCCTCCAGCACCTCCTCCATCTTCTCACGCCATGCTTTCCACAGCTGCAGTGGCAATTCCCGCCTGTCCCTCAACACCAGCCGCTTCTCCCTCTGCCGCGTCCATGGCTCCCACAGGACAGGCCTCTGGCGGAgccgcagcagcagcattgctgAGCGGGGCTGCCACgatgagcagtgctgctcctaCTCCAGCCAGCTGGCTGTCAACGAGAACCCCCCTACCTACCACGATGCCCGCTTCTTCCCTGTCTTGATTGTGCATAGGCCGGAAGGGCACGATGGACagcacttctatgtcagacgCTCCTCCTGTTTAGAAACATCTCTGTGATGGGCTCCCATGGTTTCTCAGCTCCTCAGCTCTGGAACAACTTCACTGCTGTGCTTGCAGAGATGCCACCAGCCTACAGTTGTCAGCAGGACAAGCTTcagatttcagttctttttcctgACACTGCACGAGGATACGGTCACCCTGACAAGTGGCCAACCTCATTTCCAAagcttctctccctcctcctgttGGTCTCCCtgttcatttttccccttcctcttggCGTTTTACTCCTCACTGTTACTTTGTTTCTTGAGTCTCTGCCACTCCTCCCATCCTGctctttcttttacatttcagtCAGTATTTGACAGCTGTTTCCATGGGAGGATTTAAAAAGCCTGTGTTTTGCAGTGCATTTGCCCTGCAAAGTAGGAAACTCAGGAGACAGCGAGGCCAAGTGAGATGCTGAAAGGCCTGCAGCCAGTCAGTGTCAAGTCAGAAAGAGAATTCAGATCTGCAGGCTCTGAGTCACCTGCTGCAAACCccaaaaaaggctttttaaaaaattatttctgccagtctttttgcctcttctttcatttattgTCTCCTTTTTTAtacttcctcctctctcttctcatcttccttttttggTTTTCTCACCTCTGCTTTCCAATTTCTCATTGCACCTTTCTGGGGTTTTGTCTGTGAGGATGTCTTTCAGCCTGTAATTGGCTTCTGTTGCCCAAAAATAAGGTATTTGCAGCACAAATTTCAGTGTCCACTGACACAGCCACAGCATCAGCCCCTGAGAAGCACTGAGGACTTTCACCACAGAGCAGTGAGATACAcgaacaaagcaaaaagcatgCCTTTTGCTAACCATGCCCTGCCTGGCctgcagcagatgctgctgcattTCCAGGCGTAGTTAACCTCCTTCAGCTCCACCAGTGTTAGCAATCATTAAGAGCCGTAATGTAGATCAGTGCCCTGCTAGTGCCACTGTTTTTAAGACTGTAGATCTGGTTTGTGGTTATTTCATTCCCACCActtgctcagagctgcaggggCTGGCAAGGAGGAGAGAGGCCAGGGAGGGAAAGGTGTTAATCCACTACAGCCCACCCACCGATGGTCTGAAGGCTCTTCCTGCAAGGCGCTCTGTGAGCCTCCAGTAAGGTGTGAGATCATCCTGGCTATGTCACCCACAGGAGGTGGCCGGTGCTTCCAAGAGCCAGGGACCAGCCCAGGGCTTCTGGCCATGCTCAGGACCCCCAGGGCCTCAACAGGTGCCAATCCTGCCATGTGCTGAGCAAGCTCTGCAATATTTCATCAGGTGGGTAGCTGAGGTGGGCACCAACTTGCAGGAGAACAGAATACAATCGCAATACA is from Numida meleagris isolate 19003 breed g44 Domestic line chromosome 6, NumMel1.0, whole genome shotgun sequence and encodes:
- the LOC110401182 gene encoding transmembrane protein 151B-like isoform X2, whose amino-acid sequence is MPFIIAQHGMKMQLIHCNIAGQRPVKQSLSACMCRESHWKCLLLSILMYGCLGAVAWCQLARVTKLSFDSSFKGKSMIYHDSPCSDGYVYIPLAFLSMLYVVYLVECWHCHVKRELQYKADVDSVYECINRMQQATPCIWWKAISYHFVRRTRQVTRYRNGDAYTTTQVYHERVNTHVAEAEFDYSHCGYKDISKELLGLESYTATKLRFTKCFSFANIESENSYLTQRAHFFTEIEGLDDYMEVREGMQLKNVDFKELMMAYGDPDHLPWYVSHYAFWVAAILMISWPLRVLIEYRTAYVHYHVEKLLGLEYTAPTTTEEPVYRYRMPRDATQDSTELEWHICTNRQLIPSYSEAMLMDLADSPAYNSYTVCRYSEVAHGCERCNRASSTSSIFSRHAFHSCSGNSRLSLNTSRFSLCRVHGSHRTGLWRSRSSSIAERGCHDEQCCSYSSQLAVNENPPTYHDARFFPVLIVHRPEGHDGQHFYVRRSSCLETSL
- the LOC110401182 gene encoding transmembrane protein 151B-like isoform X1, with translation MSSEGEAEAAAESGPGSSPAPGPAAAEREEQRPVKQSLSACMCRESHWKCLLLSILMYGCLGAVAWCQLARVTKLSFDSSFKGKSMIYHDSPCSDGYVYIPLAFLSMLYVVYLVECWHCHVKRELQYKADVDSVYECINRMQQATPCIWWKAISYHFVRRTRQVTRYRNGDAYTTTQVYHERVNTHVAEAEFDYSHCGYKDISKELLGLESYTATKLRFTKCFSFANIESENSYLTQRAHFFTEIEGLDDYMEVREGMQLKNVDFKELMMAYGDPDHLPWYVSHYAFWVAAILMISWPLRVLIEYRTAYVHYHVEKLLGLEYTAPTTTEEPVYRYRMPRDATQDSTELEWHICTNRQLIPSYSEAMLMDLADSPAYNSYTVCRYSEVAHGCERCNRASSTSSIFSRHAFHSCSGNSRLSLNTSRFSLCRVHGSHRTGLWRSRSSSIAERGCHDEQCCSYSSQLAVNENPPTYHDARFFPVLIVHRPEGHDGQHFYVRRSSCLETSL